The Methanobacterium alcaliphilum genomic interval TAGTATTTACTCCAATAGGCGTTGTTGTTGCGCAATTTTTTGTAGCATTGCCTTATGCTGTAAGAGTGCTTTACTCCACATTTAGTTTTGTTAATCCACGATACGAGTTCGTATCACGCAGCCTAGGATATAGTGAACTTGAAACATTTGGTAATGTTACTTTACCCCTATCTAAAAATGGTATTTTCGCTGCAGGAATTATATCATTAGCACGTTGCATTGGTACATTCGCATCAGTATTGTTTGTAGGGGGAGGAATATTTATGAAAACCGAAACTCTTTCTATAGCACTTTATCTGAATCTATCCACCGGCGATGTTGACATGGCCATTACTGCAGGGATCTTATTGGTAATAATATCATTTATTGCCATTATTGTTATGGAGAAATATGCACAGGAAAATCAAATATAAAATATAATAATCACGTGATGAAATGTTTTTAGAAGTAAATGATTTAAGTGTGGACTTAGGAGAATTCCATTTAAAAGAAGCCAATTTATCTCTTGAAAAAGAGGATTATTTCGTGCTTATTGGCCCTACTGGATCTGGAAAATCTGTCTTACTTGAAACAATAGCTGGTTTTTACAACCCTCTAAAAGGGCAAGTAATACTAGATGGAAAAGATATAACTGATATTAATCCTGAAAAAAGAGGGATAAGTATTGTCTACCAAGATCATATATTATTCCCGCATATGAATGTAGAAGAAAACATAGCATACGGGCTTAAAAAAAATATCAAAGATCCTGATTTAGTCAAAGAAAAAGTGTTATCTATTGCAAAAACATTAAAAATTGATCATTTACTTCATCGAAATCCTAAAACCCTGAGTGGGGGCGAATCTCAAAGAACTGCACTTGCTCGAGCACTTGTTGTTGAACCCTCAATTTTACTCATGGACGAACCATTCTCTGCATTGGATGTTAGGACCCAATCATCCCTGACAACTTTAATTAAACGCGTAGTTAAGAAGTATAAAACCACGTGTATCCATGTAACCCATAACTTTAATGATGTCTGGAATTTAGCAGAGCGAGTAGCAGTGATGAAAGACGGCATTATTCTACAACAGGGTAGAGTAAAGGAGGTATTTTCAAAACCAACCCATAATTTTGTGGCCCATTTTGTAGGAGTACACAATATATTTGAAGGTCAAATAGTTGAGAGAAAACATTCATCAATTACAATTAAATTAAATTCGGATTTATTAGTTTACAGTGCTGATGAAGAACATTTGCATGATTACAAAGATTCAAAAACCCATTATAAAATTTTAGTAGCCATAAGGCCAGAAAATATTATTTTCTCCAATGAAACATTTCAATCATCAATTAGAAATCAAATAAAAGGAATAGTTAAAGAAATAATGGAGATAGGTCCTACAGCATGGATTGAAGTGGATGTATGCGGAATTATATTTAAAGGAATTCTAACACCTAGCTCATTAGAAATATTGAATATAAAAAAAGATAAAGAAATTTATCTTAGTTTTAAATCTGTAAATGTTAAAATAATAGATTCATGTGATTCTTTTAATGCTTTTGATATTTAAGGAAATTTTATAAAAGATTTACTCTTCATCCATTTCACATCGCTCAATTAAAAGTAGCACAGATTTATCAGAATTTTTAGGGATGTGACGTATCTCAATAAGGTCATCTTTTAGTTCAACTAGATCAATTTCAACAGACGAACTAACTGTATCCCCTTGAATACTAACCATGATTTTAACACCATGTTCCCCATAATATTTAGAAGTATCAACATTTAATACTTCACCCGCAGTGAAAATTCTATTGTATGAAAGTTCAACTTCGTCAAAGACATTTACATTTTCTTTAACATATCCAATGGCCTCATCACAGTCCACTTTAATTACTTCTTCCTCCATAAAATCCCTCCTATGAATATAAATTTTAATAGCATTAACTCTATCCCAGAGAATTAATAAATGTTGTTATAAACTTGAGGATTAAAAGGAGAAATGGAAAATAAAAAGTTAATCATCGACTACAATGATAGTAGTTTTTTCTTCATTTACATGGCGCATTTCCAATAAATCACCTTTGATTTCATGAAGATCAATATCCACCACTTGATTAAGTGTTTCTCCATTGAGTTGCATTTTTATAATTAAACATTCATCTAATTCCCCACACCCTGTATCTATCCCTAAAACTTCACCTGGGGCAAACACACGATTGTAAGATATTTCTAAAACATCGTAATGTTTTACATTATTTTTTACATAATTCACAGTTTCATCGAAACTTAAGGTTATTTCTTCTTCCATGATATCACTATTTTGAAATAAAAATTAATTATTTATTTTTTGTAATAAATGTCCTTAAAAAATAAAAAAATAAAGGTGGAATTAAAAATAAGAAAAATCAGAGTTTATCTCTGTTTTTCTCAGCGTATAAGTATAATCCACCTTTCCCATTGAGGGCTATATCACCAGTGTATTTAATGTATTTACCACTGAAGACCTTGCCATCAATTTCTGGATCTTTTACGATTCCATCCTGGACAAATCCTTCCAGTAATTTCCCTAGTCTTCCATTGATGACTATGTTACCGTTTTTCATTTGTCCTCCAGGCCATCGATTGACGTCACCGTCAATTTGGATTAAACCTTTGGTCATATGAATACCAGCGAGAATATCACAGTTGCCTTTGACATGGATTTCCCCACCAGTTAAACATTCACCTAATTGTTTTCCACCGTTTCCATGGACTAATATTTTTCCACCAGTCATTCCTCTCCAATCACCAATGTAAGAAGCCCCACAGAATTCTTTGGTATTTCCTTTGATTTCTAAAAATCCACCAGTCATTTCACGCCCAGCATGAGCTTGAGCATCTCCATTTACTAGGATATATCCCCCACTCATTTCAGCGCCACAGTGAAGGTCTACATTACCATTGGCAATGATTTCTCCTCCACTCATTTTACAACCGATGTATTTTAAACGTCCTAGGTCTCCGTTGAAGATCATTTTTACTTCATCAGGAGATTCAGCATCACCTTCTACTTCTATGTCAAAGTAATCGGTTAGCGGGAATCGGGAGTTTCCAATAGGAACTTCGTATTTTTCGAAATCTGCTTTTTCCCAGGTGTAAATTTCATCAGGGATTACTTCTTCCATTTCCAGTGCTATGGTTGAAGCTTGCTTTTGGTTAAAAGTTATTGTCTTCACACTTAACACCCCTATTTACCTGCTTGGACCTTTACTTCAATTGGGTTGTGTAAGTAATGGTCGTGTACTTTGTAGTTTTCGAACTTAACAGTGTAATACTTATTGAAGAATGGCATTATTTCATCAAGTATCTTCTGTTCTTTGTCTTCGTAACCAACCACATTGGTCCAGATGGTCCCACTTGGTTTTACACTTACAACTTCTCCATCTTTAACCATAACCTGCCCATCTTTAATGGTGTAAAGAGCATTTCCGAATGCTTTTTCCACACCAGCGGCGTTCTTGGATGGGTCGAAATCGTTTGGATTAATGTCATAAACCGCTATATCCGCGTTCATTCCTGCAGTTAAAGCTCCTCTGTCTTCGAATCCGTGAATCCTTGCAGGTCCAGCACGAGAAATTACAGCTATGTCATTCCAGTCATATTCCCGATCAATAGTGGCTAGAGCAGTTCTTCGTTCTACCCAATTGTGCACTTCTTTATTTTCAATCATTTCCATTCGGCGTTCATTGCTCATCAACCATGAGATGATTCGAGGATATCTGATAAATGGGCCTGCGTTTGGATGGTCTGTGGTTAAAGCTACTTGCCATGGGTTGTCAATCATGAGGAATAATTCAAGACCAATAGCCCATTGCAATGAGTTGACTGGGCTTTTACCAGAGTAAATAACTGGAATAATTCCCGCTGCAGTTTCACATTCAATGTCTTTGTTAGCCCATTTTAATCCAGAGAGTTTAAAGAGATCATATTCCATTGGTGCGTCAGCAGTCATGGTAGTAGTCTCGTCTAAGGTTACTTGACCTACGTCACAAGTAACGTGCTTGTTCTGGTTGATATATTTAGCTACATCTTCTGCACCAGATTCTGCGTCTCTCCAACTGGTACCACCATAAGAATGGAACTGGATATGAGTACAGTGCATTACTTGGTCCCGGATAGGGTTATTTTTCTGGATGTCTTTAACTGAATCCAAAGTTTCAATTGTGGTTGGGAAGTTTCCGGGGTGTCCCAGATCGTTTGGGTGTATGTGTATAGAGTGAGGTAGTCCTAATTGCTCATTAGCTTTAGCTAATGCCATTACTACCTCTCTAGAAGTTACGTCCCAGTGCGGTGCAGAGTCATCGTATCCATGCACATTCATACCCCATCCCCATGCTTCACTTCCACAAGGGTTTACTATTTTTACACCGTATCCTTTGGATATTTTTAACCATAATGAAATGAATGCAGCCAGTTCATCAATTCGACCATCTTTAGCTAATTGCAATACAAACCAGTTGTTACCAAATAGAGGTAATGGTGGGATGTCGATGTTAGGAATGGCTAAGATTTCTTCGTGGGTGTGCTTTGCTTCTAGTGGAGGCATTGCTGCTTCACAGACAGTGCCGTACCCTAATCGAGAGTATCTATATCCAGTAGCTGCACAGTTCGGTATGGAGAATCCTGTTTCGGATCTAACTACATTAGTTTTTGCAGTTACTCCTTTTCGGGAGTCTTCAGGTCTGTATAATCTGCCTACAACCAGTTTTGGTCCAGCAACGTGTGCGTGAGGATCAACACCAGCAGGCATTACAATTTTATCAGTTACGTCTAAGACTTTTGCATCAGAAGAGACGTTGTCCACGATTTTTCCATCCTTGAACATTACGTCCTTCTTTTCGCCATTTATATTGTTGGCAGGGTCGTAAACAATACCGTTTTTAAGTATGTATTCCATGAGATCACCTTATTTACTGGCCACTTGTGCCTGCTTGATTTTCGCTACTCTTTCTTTGAGTTCTCTGACAATCCACTCATCATCTCGGCAGGTTTCAGGTTTATCGATAGCCTTCTTCATGAATATTGGAACACCATCCATACGGTAACTAGTACCGCCAACTTCTACACCTACAAATGAGCCAGGGAGTACTACGTCAGCTATTTCAGTAGATGGTCCCCAGTGAATATCGATTTGAATAACCGGAATTTCCGCCAAGTGTTTATTAGCTCCACTTGGGAAGTGGGCACCAGGGTCTGCAGCAATAACCATAAATACATCACATTCTTTTCTGGTTAAGAGATCAATGGTGTTAGTTTCTCCCATCATGTATCGTGGGTATCCTCGTGCAAAGTCCACACCGAATGGGAATCCCATTTCATAGGACATGAAGATGTTGAATCCATTTACATTGAAGTGGCCCCTCATAGGCATTAGTACCCATTTGGTAAACTTGTTCAGGTCCTGCACCATGTTAATTGCAATATCAATGTTTCTTTGTTTGGATAAAGTATGAGTCAATCCAAGACCGAAGAAAACAACACCAAACTGGGTGTTTTTCATTGCTTCCACTAATTCATAAACATCTTCTTTAGGAATACCCGAAATAACATCTTGTTTAAGTTCTTTTCCTTTTAGTACAGCTCGAATAGCGTTATAAAATTCGTAATCACCATTTTGTTCGAATCCTACCCAAATATCAGACATTTTTGCAGTATCTGAATATTTAGGATCCATAGTAACCACGGTTCTGTCGAATCTTCCTCTTTGTCGGAAGTATCCTCGAGGGAATGTGGAGTATCGAGCCATATGTCGAGGATGAGAGTTCATAGCGTTACTACCAGTATACACAATCATGTCTGCTCGGTTTTTAGCTTCCCCTAATGTCAATACAGGGTATCCTGCATTTTGTACAGCTTGTAGGGAAGGGCCGTGGCAGATGGTTGCTTGATTATCCAATACTGCGCCCACTTCCTCACCGAGTGCAATACCTTCTTTCATGGTTTCAATGGATGTCTCGGACCATCCATAAAATACTGGCCTTACAGCTCCAGCAATTAATTCTGCAGCTTTATTTAATGCAGTATCCCAGTCAACTTCTTCCAATTCACCATCTTCGCCTCTTATCATAGGGACCATTAATCTTTGATCCATGTCTTCCATGACTTTACTAGCACCTAATCTACAGGCGTGTCTTACTCCGACAATGTGATTATCTTTAACTAAGAATTCTAAATCGTCACAGTTACATCCGCAAAATGCGCAAGTACAGTTTTCTACGATGTGATCGTAGTCTGTTATGGGCTCTTCGTATGCCACTTTAATTCCTCCTAATTAAAGTTTTTTGTAGACTGGCATTTCACCTAATGATTCCAGCTTTTCAATGCCTTCATCATCATCATCATCTACATACTTTTTATAGACTGATCTCATTAAATCAGCCATTAATAAAACTTCTTTATCAGATCTTTCAACTGTACACATGATTCCTTTGTATGTAGGGTCACAGCAACAGTAAGTATCGGCACTAACCACTACATTGGCCCATGGACCTTTTGGTATGAAAATGGTTCCTTCATGAGGAGCATCTCTAGAGTGAACAGCAGATACTACAACTTCTCCCCAGTCAGAAGTTACTAAGACACTGTCCCAGTTGTTTACTCCTAACTTAGCCATGTCTTTAGGATCCATGTAAGCTACACCAGATACTTTCCGGTATTCATCCTTTAGGGTGGATCCTCTTTTCTTACAGGCTCCTTGGTAGATGTCAGAACCGGTGTTCAGCATCACATCTAACTTATCTCTTTTAGTTGCAGTAGGTTCATCGAATTTTACAACACGAGGAACGGCAGGTTTATCAACATAAGTCATATTTAACACCTCATTCCAGCCATATAGCATCTGTAGGACAGAATACTTGACAGGTACCACATTTGGTACATTTATCATCGCTGAAAAGTTTAATTACTCCGTTTTCAACCATCATGATTACTTCTTCAGTCTTAGGTCCGTGCCCACCTTCTACTTCAGGGCTAATGGATACATTTACTGGGCATGCTACAACGCATACGCCGCATCCTAGACAGTTATCTTGGTTTACTTTTAATTCCATCAATATCACCAAACTAATTTATAATGTCTTTAGTGATTCAATCTTGCTTTTCCATGATTTGGATTTAGTTGGAGTGTAGTCTATATCAGTTCTCTTAACTTCTATAGCATCAACTGGGCATACATTACCACAGGCACCACAGTAAATACAGAACTCTTCATCTTTAGCTACTTTACCCGTTCGCTCCCCCGGTGCAGAATCAGTAGGGAAGGATAGGACATCACATGGACAAATATCCACACATGCTCCGCAAGTTGTACATTTATCCTCGTCAATTGCGAGCTCTCCTTTGAAAGCTTTCTTGACTTTTGCAGCATCTACTGGACAAACTTCTTCACACCATCCACATCTTACACATAATTCATCATCAATGAATGCACTACCAGTGGTAACAGCATCTGCAGGATCAATATCATATTCCCCATAGGAACAAGATCTACATGCAGCCATTATGGCATTAGTAGGACATGCTTTTTTACAAATCAGACAGTAAACACATGCATCTTTGTCTACAACAATGTCATGGTTTTCTGGGTCCCTATTCACAGCTATTGCTTCCGCCGGACACATTTCTTCACATATACCACAATATACACATGTATCTTTGTCAATTTCTATTTCACCAGATACAAGTTTTGCTCGCTCAGGTAATTCTCTGGCCACAGTTATGGCTTCACGAGGACATGCCACTTCACATGCTTGACAGTATATACACGTGTCATCGTCGATTTCAGCAGAGGAAATATAATGTGGGTATACATCCATTTCTTTAATGGAAGTTCCATCAATAGTAAATTCCAAAGCATCTACAGGGCAACCAATACTACACATACCACATAAAACACACTTATCTTCATCAACGCATATTTTTGGTAATTCTGCATCGGTTCGCACAATGGCACCAATATCGCCCAGTTCAATAGCTTCTACAGGACAGGCCTGTTCACAGATCCCACATCCAATACAAATGTGGTCTTTGAAAGACAGTTTTCTCTCCTCTTCAGCAGATCTTTTTATATCAAAGTCTTTATCCAGGACTTCTTTCGTGTTTGCGATCATTATTTACCTCCAAAATTTCTATAGACTTAGTGGGGCACCTTTCCATACATATTAGGCATCCACAGCACCAATTGGAGTCTATTTGTGCCTTCAGATCATCCAAAATTACGGCTTTCATCAAACACAAATCTACACACATTCCACACCCTATACATGTCTCTTTGACTACTGCTTGATAATGAGTAGTCTGACATATATTAACAATAGTTCTGGTTTTTTCAGTGTCTTTGACCAAGGAATTAGTTAAAAGTAGAAAATCTCGTGGACATAGTTCAGTTATTACTTGAGCTATCTCTATAGAGTTCCAGGATAAGTTCCTACCGTTCAAATAGTGAGAAACAGTAGACCTATCCATTTCAAGCTCTTGTGCGATTTCTCGCTGACATAATCCTCTTTTTCTTAACTCAACAGCAGTCAAGTACTTTAATCCAGAAACGATATGTTTGGGCATTGCTTCACCATGTGTATTAATTACACTTACATTACTATTTAATAAATAGCTTGCTACACGATATCAAGACGAAAGTTTTATATATTAGTGTGTTTTTATCACACACATTTGGTGTGATTAAATCAGGTTTTTAGATATTTAAAAGCTATTATAACTGTAAAAATTGACTAAAATTTAATTTAAAATAAAAATACAGTATTATTTTAGAATACATGCCCCCACGCTACTTATTTAAAACGATTTTTTTACACTTTAGAAGTTGAAAATAGGGGTCTTCTGCAAGGCCAGAAATACAACAAAAAAAGGGCAGTTTATCTCACTAAAAAAATCGCAAATTATAGAAATATGTAGTAAGTACACTCAGCATTAATTTAAAAAAATCTAAAAATAATAAGCCCAATACTAAATAAATAATATCTATGTTTTTTGAATAAAAATAAAGCAAACAACTAGATGAAAGTGCAATAAAGAAATATTAAAGATCCCAATATCATAATAAGTCCATAAATGCAAAAAAATCAAAAAACCTCAGGACAAGACGAAACATTGAAATGGCCGAAGATGTTATTTTATGCCACTAAGTACAATGGTTATGTTTAACAAAAGATCATGGTGGTCCTGTGCGTCTTGTAGTACCCAAATTATATTTCAGCAAAAGTGTTAAATGGGTCACGGGTATTGTGAATTATGAGTGAAAATAAAATAGGTTTTTGGGAGTCCAATGACTATAATAATGAAATCCCTAGCTTGAAGAACATTACAGTTGCAGGAAAAGGATTAGTAATCAAAAATTAATAAAAAAAGAATTTAGTTTATAAAAAAATGATTTTATTCTTTTTCCACTTTTACAGCACATACCTTAAATTCAGGGGTGTGAGATAATGGATCCATTGCAGGGCTGGTTAAAATATTTGTAGGTTCACTGTCAAAATGGAAAGTCATAAAAACCACTCCTTCAGGTACTTGATCAGTGATTCTCACATTGGCTCGAATTTCTCCTCGTCTGGATGAAACCTTTACCAATTCCATATCATCAATATCTAATTTTTCAGCATCCTGAGGATTCATATCCACATTATCTTTACCATATAATTCTCGAAGCCCATCAGTTGCTCCAGTCATAGTACTAGTATGGTAGTGATAAATACTACGTCCTGTGCTTAGTATGAAAGGATATTCTTCATCTGCAGTCTCAGCAGGCGGCCGGTACTGTAATGGTTTGAACTTTGCTTTACCATTAGGAGTTGAAAAATCATCAACATGCATTACACGAGTCCCAGGGTCTTTTTCAGACCTGCATGGCCACTGCAATCCTTCTTCTTCCATACGTCCATATCTAATTCCGCTGAATAATGGTGAAAGGTCAGCCATCTCATTATTTACATCAAGTGCGGTTTTAAATTCAAAACCACTTTCTCCCATTTCTTGAGCAATTTTAGATGTTATCAACCAATCCGGCAATGATTCTCCCTTAGGATGTATGGATCTACGTATTCTCTGGAAACGACGTTCCTGATTAGTGTATGTACCGTCTTTTTCTGCATATGAACATCCAGGCAGCACCACATCTGCCATTTTACCGGTTTCAGTCATGAACATATCCTGGACAATTAAAAAATCCATTCTATCCAAAGATTTCTTTATGTTAGTAATATCCGGTTCACTGAGTGCTGGATTTTCTCCTAACACATAAAGAGCTTTTACCTGCTTTTTATCATATGCTCCAATCATAAACGGCATTTTTAAACCAGGTTCTTCTGATAATTTACTGTTCCAAGCTTTTTCAAATTTAACATGGTTTTCTTTTTCATGAACTTTCTGATAACCAGGATAGGTATCTGGCAGACAACCCATATCACATACACCTTGGACATTATTTTGTCCACGGAGGGGGTTAAGACCTGCAGAAGGTTTACCAATATTTCCAGTTATTAATGCCAGGTTACTTAGAGCAAATACATTATCTGTTCCATGTGAGTGTTCAGTGATTCCTAAAGAGTAAAATATGGCTGCAGGTTCACTTTCAGCATATAATTTAGCAGCTTGCATAATCAGTTCTTTTTCAACCCCAGTGATTTCTTCTACAGTTTGCAGATCAAAAGCATCTAATGATTGTTTAAATTCTTCAAAGTTTTCACATCGATTTTCAATGTATTCTGTGTCATGTAAGTTTTCTTCCAATATATATCGGGCCATTCCCATTACTAACGCTACATCAGATCCTGGATTGATTTTTAAGAATATATCTGCTTTTTTAGATAGTTCAATTTCACGAGGATCAGCTACAATCAGTTTGGAACCATTTTCAACTGCTTGCACCATACGCATACCTACCACAGGATAAGTATCAGTAGGGTTGGTTCCAATGATAAACATGCATTTACAATCAATTATCTGGTCTGTGGAATTAGTCATGGACCCGCTACCCAATGTTTCAGCTAAAGCCGCTACAGAGGGGGCATGACAAGACCGAGCACAGTTATCTACATTATTAGTACCCATAACTGCCCTTGTGAATTTTTGAAGGACGTAATTATCTTCATTAGTACATCTACCCGAGGCTATAGCACCAAAT includes:
- a CDS encoding formylmethanofuran dehydrogenase subunit C, producing the protein MLSVKTITFNQKQASTIALEMEEVIPDEIYTWEKADFEKYEVPIGNSRFPLTDYFDIEVEGDAESPDEVKMIFNGDLGRLKYIGCKMSGGEIIANGNVDLHCGAEMSGGYILVNGDAQAHAGREMTGGFLEIKGNTKEFCGASYIGDWRGMTGGKILVHGNGGKQLGECLTGGEIHVKGNCDILAGIHMTKGLIQIDGDVNRWPGGQMKNGNIVINGRLGKLLEGFVQDGIVKDPEIDGKVFSGKYIKYTGDIALNGKGGLYLYAEKNRDKL
- a CDS encoding DUF2097 domain-containing protein → MEEEVIKVDCDEAIGYVKENVNVFDEVELSYNRIFTAGEVLNVDTSKYYGEHGVKIMVSIQGDTVSSSVEIDLVELKDDLIEIRHIPKNSDKSVLLLIERCEMDEE
- a CDS encoding formylmethanofuran dehydrogenase subunit A, whose protein sequence is MEYILKNGIVYDPANNINGEKKDVMFKDGKIVDNVSSDAKVLDVTDKIVMPAGVDPHAHVAGPKLVVGRLYRPEDSRKGVTAKTNVVRSETGFSIPNCAATGYRYSRLGYGTVCEAAMPPLEAKHTHEEILAIPNIDIPPLPLFGNNWFVLQLAKDGRIDELAAFISLWLKISKGYGVKIVNPCGSEAWGWGMNVHGYDDSAPHWDVTSREVVMALAKANEQLGLPHSIHIHPNDLGHPGNFPTTIETLDSVKDIQKNNPIRDQVMHCTHIQFHSYGGTSWRDAESGAEDVAKYINQNKHVTCDVGQVTLDETTTMTADAPMEYDLFKLSGLKWANKDIECETAAGIIPVIYSGKSPVNSLQWAIGLELFLMIDNPWQVALTTDHPNAGPFIRYPRIISWLMSNERRMEMIENKEVHNWVERRTALATIDREYDWNDIAVISRAGPARIHGFEDRGALTAGMNADIAVYDINPNDFDPSKNAAGVEKAFGNALYTIKDGQVMVKDGEVVSVKPSGTIWTNVVGYEDKEQKILDEIMPFFNKYYTVKFENYKVHDHYLHNPIEVKVQAGK
- a CDS encoding 4Fe-4S binding protein: MELKVNQDNCLGCGVCVVACPVNVSISPEVEGGHGPKTEEVIMMVENGVIKLFSDDKCTKCGTCQVFCPTDAIWLE
- a CDS encoding molybdopterin dinucleotide binding domain-containing protein, giving the protein MTYVDKPAVPRVVKFDEPTATKRDKLDVMLNTGSDIYQGACKKRGSTLKDEYRKVSGVAYMDPKDMAKLGVNNWDSVLVTSDWGEVVVSAVHSRDAPHEGTIFIPKGPWANVVVSADTYCCCDPTYKGIMCTVERSDKEVLLMADLMRSVYKKYVDDDDDEGIEKLESLGEMPVYKKL
- the fwdF gene encoding tungsten-dependent formylmethanofuran dehydrogenase subunit FwdF, with the protein product MIANTKEVLDKDFDIKRSAEEERKLSFKDHICIGCGICEQACPVEAIELGDIGAIVRTDAELPKICVDEDKCVLCGMCSIGCPVDALEFTIDGTSIKEMDVYPHYISSAEIDDDTCIYCQACEVACPREAITVARELPERAKLVSGEIEIDKDTCVYCGICEEMCPAEAIAVNRDPENHDIVVDKDACVYCLICKKACPTNAIMAACRSCSYGEYDIDPADAVTTGSAFIDDELCVRCGWCEEVCPVDAAKVKKAFKGELAIDEDKCTTCGACVDICPCDVLSFPTDSAPGERTGKVAKDEEFCIYCGACGNVCPVDAIEVKRTDIDYTPTKSKSWKSKIESLKTL
- a CDS encoding ATP-binding cassette domain-containing protein, which codes for MFLEVNDLSVDLGEFHLKEANLSLEKEDYFVLIGPTGSGKSVLLETIAGFYNPLKGQVILDGKDITDINPEKRGISIVYQDHILFPHMNVEENIAYGLKKNIKDPDLVKEKVLSIAKTLKIDHLLHRNPKTLSGGESQRTALARALVVEPSILLMDEPFSALDVRTQSSLTTLIKRVVKKYKTTCIHVTHNFNDVWNLAERVAVMKDGIILQQGRVKEVFSKPTHNFVAHFVGVHNIFEGQIVERKHSSITIKLNSDLLVYSADEEHLHDYKDSKTHYKILVAIRPENIIFSNETFQSSIRNQIKGIVKEIMEIGPTAWIEVDVCGIIFKGILTPSSLEILNIKKDKEIYLSFKSVNVKIIDSCDSFNAFDI
- a CDS encoding ABC transporter permease → MRSKLELTFISITFFFTFLFFITIGSLFLIPTPQGFFQALFSPEMIYALKLTLVTSIISAFFVMIFAIPMAYTLSRYEFPLKTFVKSILDLPIAFPEIVIGIALLMLLGSNMLGDYFEALGISIVFTPIGVVVAQFFVALPYAVRVLYSTFSFVNPRYEFVSRSLGYSELETFGNVTLPLSKNGIFAAGIISLARCIGTFASVLFVGGGIFMKTETLSIALYLNLSTGDVDMAITAGILLVIISFIAIIVMEKYAQENQI
- the fdhF gene encoding formate dehydrogenase subunit alpha; the protein is MGKVSFCIDGLEVEAREGSTVLQAALENNIYIPNLCYHPLVNSRGACRMCLVESGEGRLITSCETIIHPDLKVFTETEQVKKAREWSAKLLINYHEVDCLTCAQDGDCKLQEISSFLGMEKEEICALRPSPTEIPHDESNPFFKRNLNKCILCGICVRICSEVVGASAIDFSFRGFETKISTFGDGELKDSSCVSCGECVQACPVGALLPKRSEKPAREVKTTCPYCGVGCTLYLGIRGDQVISVRADEDNHVNKGNLCVKGRYGFNFINSGDRLTKPLVKKESGLNGTESQYDGFIEVEWGDALKYIANNLFNYKGDSFGAIASGRCTNEDNYVLQKFTRAVMGTNNVDNCARSCHAPSVAALAETLGSGSMTNSTDQIIDCKCMFIIGTNPTDTYPVVGMRMVQAVENGSKLIVADPREIELSKKADIFLKINPGSDVALVMGMARYILEENLHDTEYIENRCENFEEFKQSLDAFDLQTVEEITGVEKELIMQAAKLYAESEPAAIFYSLGITEHSHGTDNVFALSNLALITGNIGKPSAGLNPLRGQNNVQGVCDMGCLPDTYPGYQKVHEKENHVKFEKAWNSKLSEEPGLKMPFMIGAYDKKQVKALYVLGENPALSEPDITNIKKSLDRMDFLIVQDMFMTETGKMADVVLPGCSYAEKDGTYTNQERRFQRIRRSIHPKGESLPDWLITSKIAQEMGESGFEFKTALDVNNEMADLSPLFSGIRYGRMEEEGLQWPCRSEKDPGTRVMHVDDFSTPNGKAKFKPLQYRPPAETADEEYPFILSTGRSIYHYHTSTMTGATDGLRELYGKDNVDMNPQDAEKLDIDDMELVKVSSRRGEIRANVRITDQVPEGVVFMTFHFDSEPTNILTSPAMDPLSHTPEFKVCAVKVEKE
- a CDS encoding DUF2097 domain-containing protein; the encoded protein is MEEEITLSFDETVNYVKNNVKHYDVLEISYNRVFAPGEVLGIDTGCGELDECLIIKMQLNGETLNQVVDIDLHEIKGDLLEMRHVNEEKTTIIVVDD
- a CDS encoding formylmethanofuran dehydrogenase subunit B, producing MAYEEPITDYDHIVENCTCAFCGCNCDDLEFLVKDNHIVGVRHACRLGASKVMEDMDQRLMVPMIRGEDGELEEVDWDTALNKAAELIAGAVRPVFYGWSETSIETMKEGIALGEEVGAVLDNQATICHGPSLQAVQNAGYPVLTLGEAKNRADMIVYTGSNAMNSHPRHMARYSTFPRGYFRQRGRFDRTVVTMDPKYSDTAKMSDIWVGFEQNGDYEFYNAIRAVLKGKELKQDVISGIPKEDVYELVEAMKNTQFGVVFFGLGLTHTLSKQRNIDIAINMVQDLNKFTKWVLMPMRGHFNVNGFNIFMSYEMGFPFGVDFARGYPRYMMGETNTIDLLTRKECDVFMVIAADPGAHFPSGANKHLAEIPVIQIDIHWGPSTEIADVVLPGSFVGVEVGGTSYRMDGVPIFMKKAIDKPETCRDDEWIVRELKERVAKIKQAQVASK
- a CDS encoding 4Fe-4S dicluster domain-containing protein; the protein is MPKHIVSGLKYLTAVELRKRGLCQREIAQELEMDRSTVSHYLNGRNLSWNSIEIAQVITELCPRDFLLLTNSLVKDTEKTRTIVNICQTTHYQAVVKETCIGCGMCVDLCLMKAVILDDLKAQIDSNWCCGCLICMERCPTKSIEILEVNNDRKHERSPG